From Micromonospora carbonacea:
CGGGTGCCGGTTTCGTCGCGGTGGCGGCGGGGCTGACGCGGGTCGGCAGCGCCATCGCGGAAATCCAGGGCGGCCTGGCCAGTGTTTCCGCTTCGATCGGGGAGGCGACGAAGGCCACCGCGGCCGTGCCGCGCGAGGCCACCTCGCAGGAGACGATCGCCGGGTTGGCCCCTGTTCAGGCCGCGGTGGGCAGCGCGCGCGACGCCACGGCCGGCGTCATCGCCCAAGTCGGTGAGGCACAGCAGCTCGTTGCCATGATCCTTCAGGGCGGGCAGCCCGGTCCGCTGCTCCAGTCCCTCGACGGCATCAGGCAAGTCCTGGTCCTGGTGGTCCAACGCACCGGCACCGCCCGGCAACATGTCGAGGCGGCGATCGCCGAGGCGCGACAGCTCGGCTCCTCGGGAAACTGACCGGGGCCGGCGGTCCCACACCGACCGGCCCGACCCCGTCCCCGACCAGCACCCCGGCTGGTCCAGCTACCGGCCTCGACGGTGACGGCTTCGCTGGGCGTGGCCCCGCCCCGTGGACCAGGCAACCCACCGGTGTCCCCGGCGGGTCACCGACAGGACCGCGTACGCGGATCCCGCCGCAGGAGGACGAGAGCGTGCGGCGGTCGCTGGAGTTGGAGAACGCGTGCGCCGACACAGTCGCCGAGCGGGGCTACCGGGTCCACCAGAACCCTACGAAGCGGGAGATCGCCGAGGCGCGGCTGAACACCGGCGACGTCGGGAAGCCGGACAAGGACCCCGACTATCTGATCGAAGGCCACGTCTTCGACTGCTACGCACCGAATCCGGCGAAGGCCGTGCGCGGCATCTGGACGGAGGTGTCGGGGAAGGTGGCCAGCCAGCAGACCCAACGGGTGGTGCTGAACCTACGGGACTGGCGCGGTGACCTCACCGCTCTCCAGAAGCAGTTCGACGACTGGCCGATCCACCAGCTCAAAGAGCTCGCTGCGGTGACCCGCAGCGGTGAGATCATTCAACTCGTACGGCGAGACTGAGAAGGCGGGCGGCACGTGGCTATCGAGTACCGATTGACACTGGCGGGAGACATCCCGCTGGAACGGGTGGCCGAACTCGTCGCACCGGCAGGATTCGAGGAGTCGACCCTGCCCGGCTGTCCACGACTGCTCGGCGCGGACCTGCAGGACACGTCCGGATACACGGTCAGCATCTACGGCGGCAGCGATGGCTACTTCGACGCCGAAGACGACGACGGCACCCAGTGGGAGTGGGAACCCGACCGGCATGTGAACGTCGTCTTCCACATGCCGAAGGACGACCCGTCCGGTAGGTCGGTGCCCGACATGGCCACGGCGGTGGCCCGCGTGCTCGCCGGCCGGCCGGAGGACGCCGCGCTGGTGTTGAACGGCAACTGGCTGCTCCTCACCCGCATCGCCGGCACCCTGCGCAGACACCGCCACGCCTGGTGGGACAACTACGGCATCAACGACATCTCCCTGTAGCTGCGTTACCGCAAGCGCGAGCCAGAAGAGCGGGTAGCGCTGTCGATACCAGCCGGAGGGTAACGGCGGGCAGGATAGACACGTGCGGATGCTGGTGCTGGGTGGCTCGTGGTTCGTCGGGCGTGTCGTCGTAGAGGACGCGGTCGAGCGGGGGCTGGAGGTGACGGTCTTCCATCGCGGTCTGTCTGGCGCAACGCACTCCGATGCGCAGGTGCTTTATGGGGACCGCGAGAACCTCGATGACCTTCGGCGGCTGGCCCGACAGGGGCCGTGGGACGTCGTGGTCGATGCGGCGGGCAGTGTTCCGGCGGTGGTGAGCGCCTCGGCAGAGATCCTGGCCCATGTTGCCGACCGGCTGGTGTACGTGTCGACGATCTCGGCGTACCGGGATTGGCCGCACGCCCCGGTGGACGAGGGCTCGGCGCTGTGGGACGGCGATCCGGATCTGGACCCGGGTACGCGTGCCTGGGATCCGGACGCGTACGGCCCACTGAAGGTCGGGTGTGAAGTGGCCTGTCGCCGTGCCTTCGGCGACGATCGCCTGCTGATCTTGCGTCCGCACGTCGTTCTGGGCCGCTACGAGTACGTGGGACGGCTGCCGTGGTGGCTGGGGCGGATGCGGCGCGGTGGTCGGGTTCTGGCACCCTCGCCGGACCGTTCGATCCAGCCGGTCGACGTACGAGATCTGTCTCGCTTCCTGCTCTACCAGGTCGAGGCTGGAGCGCGCGGCGTCTTCAACGTCGCGGCGCCTCCCGGCGGGGAGACGTACGGTGACATGCTGCGCGCGTGCGCGCAGGTCGTCGCTGACGACGCGGTCGAGCCTGCCGAGCTGGTCTGGGTCGACGAGGACTGGTTGGTCGCCCAAGGCGTGACGCAGTGGACTGAGCTGCCGCTGTGGCGGAACGCGGCTGCGCCGTGGGGCATGAGCGTCGACCGCGCGGTGGCGACTGGACTACGGACACGGCCATTGGCGGAGACGGTGCTCGACACGTGGGAGTGGCTCGCCGGCGGCGGCCAGCCCGTCGCACACGAGCGTTTCGCGGAGCACGGCATCGCCCCCGAGTGGGAGGCGGCGCTCATCAGGCGCTTCCTTGCAGAGCGTTCCGGTTGACGTCCTCGACGCTGGTGACCAGCGACTTGGCAAAGGCGCGGTTGATCTTCGGATCGCGGATGGCAACGTAGCGGGCGATCGGGCGATATCCGATGGCGTGGAACAGCCGGATCGCGGCGTGGTTGCGTACGCCGGTCTCCAGGATGATCCGGCGAGCGCCGCGAGCACCGGCGTGCTCCTCCAGCGAACTCAGAATGGTCGACCCGATGCTGAGTCCGCGGGCGTCGGGAAGCGCGTAGAGCTTCTTGATCTCGATGGTGCCGGCTGTCCGCTCGTACCAGCGGTAGCCGCCGCAGCCAGCGGGGGCACCTCGGTGGTAGGCGACGACGAAGTGCCCGTGGGGGTGGGCGTACTCGGCCGGATCCGCCTCGACGGGATCGGCGAACCCGTAGCGTTCGACCTGCTCCTGGTAGAAGGCCGCTAACAGCCGTACCGCGTCCGGATGGTCGTAGGCGCGCGCGATCACCTCCACCTCGCCGATCTTGTGGATCGACGACGGCGGGCGATGGGACCTCATCGTCATGTACGCGATAATGCCTCATCGAGCTGCGGAAGGAACTCGGCAACGACACCCGATCGTGCTCGGCGGGCCAGGGCAGGGCGCAGCGATCGCAGGTAGGTGCGGCCTCGCGGCGACTGGACCTGGGAGAGCAGCCCGACGGCGGTGCGCATCGCGTCGACCGACTCTCGGAGATCGCCGTTGAGCAGGTGCGCCCGCGCGAGGAAGGTCGTGTGCAGCAGCGCCGAGCGTGGGTAGGCGGTGGCCTGTGGGTCTGTCCCGACCGACGCGAGCGAGCCGACTGCGCCGCTGAGCGTATCGATCGCCTCTCCGAGCAGGCGTTTCCGGTTGGAGGTGGCCCGTTCGGCGAGGGCGACGAGCCCTTGGCCGGCCTCTGCGGCGAGCTGCGCGGGGGCAAGGTAATACAGGAAGGACGGGGTGTCTCGTCGTTGGCGTTCGGTCAGCAGCCGCGTCGCCTCCTCGGAGCTGCGCCGGAAACGGGCCAGGTCACCGTCGGCCGCGGCGGCGGTGGCTTCCCTGCCGAGCAGGCGGGCACGCAGCACCGGATCGCCCCTGCCGGATTCTCGTTCGGCGGCCTCGGCGAGCAGGAGCGCCTGGTTGCCGTGACCGGCGAAGGCGGAGACGTAGCTGAGCATGCCGATGGCGTTGGCAGCCCGGTCGGTGGCCTTGACGGCGCGGCAGACACCGATGCTCAGCAGCAGGAAACGCTCGGCGGGGCCGTAGCGCCCGGAGTCGAACTGGAGCCACCCGAGCAGTTGGGCGAGGTCGGCCACGATGGTGAGCAGTTGTCGGCCGACTCTCGGCTCGTAGTTCGCGTACTGGAACAGGTCGAGCACGCTTCTCATCTCGGCGGTGACGTACCGCAAGCTCAGGGCTCCGCCGCCGTGCCGGTCGTCGAGGCGTCGTAGCGCGGAGACGTGTGAGGAGATGAGTTCGACCTGTTCAGGCAGGACGCGCTCGCGGCCTGCGTGGTCGCGTGGCGTGAAAACGGCGCCACGGAGTTGGTCGAGCACCGCCATGGTCAGGTCGGGGCCGGAGGAGCCGACGAACGAAGTGTGTGGTGTCGTGGCGGTGGCGCTGAGATCGCTGAGCCGGCCGATCAGGTCGTCGACGCAGGAGATGCCGTCGAGGCTGCCGGCCGCGTCACGGGCCGCCTTGTCGGCTCCGCCTGAAAACTGACCCCGTGGTTCCGGCTGAATCTTGACCCCTTTCGGAAGCATCGGGAGGTGCTGAGCGTGGAGGACTGGGCGGAGATCCGTCGGTTGCACCGGGCGGAGCGGATGGCGATCAAGGCTATCTGTCGGCGGCTGGGTGTCTCGCGGAACACGGTGCGCAAGGCCTTGGCCAGTCATGAGCCGCCTCGCTATCAGCGGGCGGCGAAGGGTTCGATCGTGGACGCGGTCGAGCCGCAGATCAGGGCGTTGTTGGCCGAGTTCCCGGACATGCCGACGACGGTGATCATGGAACGGGTCGGGTGGACCCGCGGCAAGACGGTGTTCGCTGATCGGGTGCAGCAGCTGCGGCCGTTGTTCCGCCGACCCGACCCGGCGCAGCGGACGGAGTATCTGCCCGGTGAGCTGGCGCAGTGCGATCTGTGGTTCCCGCCAGCGGACGTGCCGTTGGGCTTCGGGCAGGTCGGTCGGCCGCCGGTGCTGGTGATGGTGTCCGGGTATTCGCGGTGGCTGTCGGCGGTGATGATCCCGTCGCGGCAGTCGGCGGACCTGCTGGTCGGGCACTGGACGCTGATCTCCGGGTGGGGCCGGGTGCCGAAGGCTTTGGTGTGGGACAACGAGTCCGCCGTCGGGCAGTGGCGGGGCGGCAGGCCTCAGCTGACGGAGGCGATGAACGCCTTCCGCGGGACCCTCGGTATCAAGGTGATCCAGTGCCGGCCGGCGGACCCGGAGGCCAAGGGCCTGGTCGAGCGGGCCAACGGCTATCTGGAGACCTCGTTCCTGCCCGGACGCCGATTCGCCTCACCGCAGGACTTCAACGTCCAGATGTCCGAGTGGTTGGTGCGGGCGAACAACCGCCAGCATCGGATGCTGGGCTGCCGGCCGGCTGAGCGGTGGGACGCCGACCTGCAGGTGATGCTGCCGCTGCCGCCGGTCGCGCCGGTGGTCGGCTGGCGGCAGACCACTCGGCTGCCCCGCGATCACTACGTTCGCGTGGACGGCAACGACTACTCGGTGCACCCATCCGTGGTCGGGCGACGGGTCGAGGTCACCGCCGACGGCGACCAGGTGGCGGTGTTCTGCGACGGCCGGACGGTGGCCCGGCATGACCGCTGCTGGGCCAAGCATCAGAGCATCACCGACCCCGCCCACCGGCAAGCCGCCGCGGACCTGCGCGTCGCCGCCCAACACAAGCCGACGACCGCGGTCGACGCCCAGGTCGAACGCCGGCCGCTGAGTGACTACGACCGCCTGTTCGGCCTGGACGTTGAGGTGGCTGCGTGATGGCCGCCAAGACCAGCCGCAACGTCGCCTCGGAGATCGCGTTCCTCACCCGCGCACTGAAGGCGCCGTCCCTGGCCGCCTCCGTCGAACGCCTGGCGGAGCGGGCCCGGGCCGAGTCGTGGACGCATGAGGAGTTCCTCGCCGCCTGCCTGCAACGCGAAGTCGCCGCCCGCGAAGCCCACGGCGGTGAGGGCCGCATCCGCGCAGCGAGGTTCCCGGCCCGCAAGAGCCTGGAGGAGTTCGACTTCGACCACCAACGGTCCCTGAAGCGGGAGACGATCGCCCACCTGGGCACCCTCGACTTCGTGGCGTCGAAGGAGAACGTCGTCTTCTTGGGCCCTCCCGGCACCGGCAAGACCCATCTGTCCATCGGCCTGGGGATCCGGGCCTGTCAGGCCGGGCACCGGGTCGCGTTCGCCACCGCCGCCCAATGGGTGTCCCGCCTCGCTGACGCCCACCACGCCGGCCGCCTGCAAGACGAGCTCGTGAAGCTCGGCCGGATCCCGCTGCTGATCGTCGACGAGGTCGGCTACATCCCCTTCGAAGCCGAAGCGGCGAACCTGTTCTTCCAGCTCGTCTCCAACCGCTACGAACGAGCCAGCCTGATCGTCACCAGCAACAAACCCTTCGGCCGGTGGGGCGAAGTGTTCGGCGACGACGTAGTCGCCGCAGCCATGATCGACCGCCTCGTCCACCACGCCGAGGTCATCTCGATGAAGGGCGACAGCTACCGGCTCAAAGACCGCGACCTCGGCCGCGTCCCCGCAGCCACCAAGACCAACGACTGAACATCAACAACCAGCAAGGGGGTCAACATTCGACCGGAACACAGGGGTCAAAGTTCAGCCGGCGTTGACACGCCTCTCCGCCGCCGTCACGTCCCGGCCAGAGTTGGGCGGCTGTGACGGCGAAGCCGAGCTGTTCGGACAGCACGGCCGCCGCCACGTCAGGGATCGGCGGGCGTGGCCGGAAACCTCGACGCAGCCAGGAGTACGCCGCCGTCGGGTCGAGCCGGTACTTGTCGCGGCCCTGCCGGGACAGGTGGCCGTTGATCGCGTTCACCAGCTGGCGGGGTCCCCACTCGGCAAGGCGCAGCGCGTCCGCGAGGGATATCGGCGTGTGGACCATTGACACCTCCCGCTGTCGCCTCGCAGTCGCACGGTAGTCGTCCCTTCACGAAGCGCCTACCCCGAAACGGCGGCGGACGGTGAAGTTCACGGGGTTCACGCGAAGGTCGGCGACGTTCCCGCTGTTCACGGCATCGTTTGCGGTCGATTGGGCGCGGTGGCTGCTGGACTGAGTCGCAAGCAGTTGTCCGACTGCGGATCCGTCCGAGTCCGACGGAGGCCAAGGATGCGTACCTCAGCGATGACCCAGGCCCGCGCGCCGTGGGAGTGGGAGTTCGACTGGCACCTGACCAACAGGTGCAACTTCTTCTGCGAGTACTGCCACCCGCAGATCCGCTACGTGCTCAACCGCAAGCACCTCGACGAGCCGACCCCGGAGCTGGTGGTCCGGCGCTTCGACGAGCTGGGCAAGGTCTGCCTGGTGCACATGTCCGGCGGCGAGCCGTTCATGTTCCCCGGCTTCGTCGAGCTGTGCCGGGGCCTGGCCGGCAACCACTTCATCAGCATCAACACCAACCTCGCCTCCGACGACGTGGCGGCCTTCGCCGAGCGTGTCCCGGCGGACCGGGTGGCGAAGATCGTCGCCGCGATCCACCAGCCCGAGCGCGAGCTGCGCGGGCTGGAACTCGACGCCTACGCCCGCAACTACCTGATCCTTCGGCGCGCGGGTTTCGACGTGACCGCCCTGTACGTGCTCTACCCGCCGCTGCTCGGTCGCTTCGCCGCCGACCTGGACCGGCTGCGCGAGCTGGGTGTGGACCACGTCCGGGCCAAGGTGTTCAAGGGCGTGTACGAGGGCGTCCGTTACCCGGAGGGTTACACCGACGAGCAGAAGGCACTGGTGCTGGCGAACTCCGGCGAGTACGTCTTCAACCGGCCCTACCTCGACGGGATGCTCTCCTTCCGGGGCCAGGCGTGCACCGCCGGTGTCACCTCGTTCAAGGTCACCGTCACCGGTGACGTACGCCGGTGCGCCTCCGTGCCCACCAGCTACGGGAACCTCTACGACGGCACCTTCCGCCCCGCGCACGTGAACGAGCCGTGTCCCGCCAAGCGGGTGCTGGTCCTGTCGCAGTGCCTGTCCTACCTCGTCGATCCTCCCGTCCGCCCCGAACAGGGCGTCGACCCGGACGACCTCTGACCCGAAGGGCATCCTCATGCAGATCGCGATCCGTCATGCCTGCGTCGACCCGGACGACCAGCCGTTCGACGTCGCCGAACGCAAGGGCGTCGGCCACCCGGACAGCCTCGCCGACCTCGTCGCCGACGCCTTCTCCCGGCGATACTCGTCCTGGTGCCTGCGCGAGTTCGGCGCGATCCCCAACCACTGGGTCGACAAGGTGAACCTCGTCGGCGCCGCCGCCGACGTCCGCTTCGGTGGCTTCGACATCCTCAAGCCCGCCGACTGCTACC
This genomic window contains:
- a CDS encoding radical SAM protein produces the protein MTQARAPWEWEFDWHLTNRCNFFCEYCHPQIRYVLNRKHLDEPTPELVVRRFDELGKVCLVHMSGGEPFMFPGFVELCRGLAGNHFISINTNLASDDVAAFAERVPADRVAKIVAAIHQPERELRGLELDAYARNYLILRRAGFDVTALYVLYPPLLGRFAADLDRLRELGVDHVRAKVFKGVYEGVRYPEGYTDEQKALVLANSGEYVFNRPYLDGMLSFRGQACTAGVTSFKVTVTGDVRRCASVPTSYGNLYDGTFRPAHVNEPCPAKRVLVLSQCLSYLVDPPVRPEQGVDPDDL
- the istB gene encoding IS21-like element helper ATPase IstB, which produces MAAKTSRNVASEIAFLTRALKAPSLAASVERLAERARAESWTHEEFLAACLQREVAAREAHGGEGRIRAARFPARKSLEEFDFDHQRSLKRETIAHLGTLDFVASKENVVFLGPPGTGKTHLSIGLGIRACQAGHRVAFATAAQWVSRLADAHHAGRLQDELVKLGRIPLLIVDEVGYIPFEAEAANLFFQLVSNRYERASLIVTSNKPFGRWGEVFGDDVVAAAMIDRLVHHAEVISMKGDSYRLKDRDLGRVPAATKTND
- a CDS encoding DUF6244 family protein; protein product: MSHIEKITGELRALSTGVERAQGLVAAARDQAQEVALRAAGAGFVAVAAGLTRVGSAIAEIQGGLASVSASIGEATKATAAVPREATSQETIAGLAPVQAAVGSARDATAGVIAQVGEAQQLVAMILQGGQPGPLLQSLDGIRQVLVLVVQRTGTARQHVEAAIAEARQLGSSGN
- a CDS encoding SitI3 family protein, coding for MAIEYRLTLAGDIPLERVAELVAPAGFEESTLPGCPRLLGADLQDTSGYTVSIYGGSDGYFDAEDDDGTQWEWEPDRHVNVVFHMPKDDPSGRSVPDMATAVARVLAGRPEDAALVLNGNWLLLTRIAGTLRRHRHAWWDNYGINDISL
- the istA gene encoding IS21 family transposase translates to MLSVEDWAEIRRLHRAERMAIKAICRRLGVSRNTVRKALASHEPPRYQRAAKGSIVDAVEPQIRALLAEFPDMPTTVIMERVGWTRGKTVFADRVQQLRPLFRRPDPAQRTEYLPGELAQCDLWFPPADVPLGFGQVGRPPVLVMVSGYSRWLSAVMIPSRQSADLLVGHWTLISGWGRVPKALVWDNESAVGQWRGGRPQLTEAMNAFRGTLGIKVIQCRPADPEAKGLVERANGYLETSFLPGRRFASPQDFNVQMSEWLVRANNRQHRMLGCRPAERWDADLQVMLPLPPVAPVVGWRQTTRLPRDHYVRVDGNDYSVHPSVVGRRVEVTADGDQVAVFCDGRTVARHDRCWAKHQSITDPAHRQAAADLRVAAQHKPTTAVDAQVERRPLSDYDRLFGLDVEVAA
- a CDS encoding NAD-dependent epimerase/dehydratase family protein; protein product: MLVLGGSWFVGRVVVEDAVERGLEVTVFHRGLSGATHSDAQVLYGDRENLDDLRRLARQGPWDVVVDAAGSVPAVVSASAEILAHVADRLVYVSTISAYRDWPHAPVDEGSALWDGDPDLDPGTRAWDPDAYGPLKVGCEVACRRAFGDDRLLILRPHVVLGRYEYVGRLPWWLGRMRRGGRVLAPSPDRSIQPVDVRDLSRFLLYQVEAGARGVFNVAAPPGGETYGDMLRACAQVVADDAVEPAELVWVDEDWLVAQGVTQWTELPLWRNAAAPWGMSVDRAVATGLRTRPLAETVLDTWEWLAGGGQPVAHERFAEHGIAPEWEAALIRRFLAERSG
- a CDS encoding GNAT family N-acetyltransferase, with protein sequence MTMRSHRPPSSIHKIGEVEVIARAYDHPDAVRLLAAFYQEQVERYGFADPVEADPAEYAHPHGHFVVAYHRGAPAGCGGYRWYERTAGTIEIKKLYALPDARGLSIGSTILSSLEEHAGARGARRIILETGVRNHAAIRLFHAIGYRPIARYVAIRDPKINRAFAKSLVTSVEDVNRNALQGSA